A part of Amblyraja radiata isolate CabotCenter1 chromosome 35, sAmbRad1.1.pri, whole genome shotgun sequence genomic DNA contains:
- the fbxw9 gene encoding F-box/WD repeat-containing protein 9, translating into MASGVSDVPCNPPPTEGELEQEDELELQAQEYMDHVRNPELCGPRPRSCPLEPCSEQQQQPRGSKSCASDLSVRRRTSQVLPIDNVQSSLLSLPWELVLEICSYLDARFVLGVLPLVCRAFQCVLTDEVTWRIRAQKILGLTYPVLEGKDFDWPTVCIELEEHLSHWSGTNPKVEHFTLADGHFASVDSVLLIQNATLCISGSRDRNVNIWDLRRLAQDGEKALVKTLGHQPRGTHRGWVWALAAQENMLCSGSWDSSIKLWDMAAEGAAVRDIRGKAAVLCLVYHPDVLVTGSYDKLVTMYDPRVNYPVVSSRKLHSSAVLCLAADDRFVLSGSEDRTLVVVDRRNNHVLQRLQLDSYLLSMSYERGELWAGDKWGLVHVFDQQGGNFQHVKCFNVGHHSQMTGIKHSVGTLYTSSTDKTIKVHVPTEPPHTVCTLPHNDVVNGISVERDVLAAASGSMTVEIWRMTK; encoded by the exons ATGGCAAGTGGAGTGAGCGACGTCCCGTGCAATCCGCCTCCAACCGAGGGAGAGTTGGAGCAGGAGGATGAGCTGGAGCTGCAGGCCCAGGAGTACATGGACCACGTGCGCAACCCCGAGCTGTGCGGCCCCCGGCCCCGCAGCTGCCCACTGGAGCCGTGCagcgagcagcagcagcagccgcgcGGCAGCAAGTCCTGCGCCTCTGACCTAAGTGTCCGGCGGCGGACCAGTCAGGTGCTGCCCATCGACAACGTGCAGTCcagcctcctctccctcccctgggAGCTGGTCCTGGAGATCTGCTCCTACCTGGACGCCAGGTTCGTGCTCGGAGTCCTCCCCTTGGTGTGTCGAGCATTCCAGTGCGTCCTGACCGATGAGGTGACCTGGAGAATACGGGCGCAGAAGATCCTTGGCTTGACCTACCCAGTGTTGGAAG GTAAAGATTTTGATTGGCCGACTGTGTGCATTGAGCTCGAGGAGCACCTTTCCCACTGGTCAGGCACCAACCCGAAGGTGGAGCATTTCACACTGGCCGATGGCCACTTTGCCTCCGTGGACTCAGTGCTGCTCATTCAG aatgcCACACTATGTATTTCGGGATCCAGGGACAGGAACGTTAACATCTGGGACCTTAGGCGATTAGCCCAGGATGGTGAGAAGGCGCTGGTGAAGACTCTTGGACACCAACCACGGGGAACGCACAGG GGCTGGGTGTGGGCTCTCGCAGCCCAGGAGAATATGCTGTGCTCTGGATCGTGGGACAGCAGCATCAAGCTGTGGGACATGGCTGCAGAGGGGGCGGCAGTCCGGGACATCAG AGGGAAGGCGGCTGTGCTTTGTCTGGTGTATCATCCTGACGTCCTGGTAACTGGATCATACGATAAGTTGGTCACCATGTACGACCCACGAG TCAATTACCCGGTGGTGTCCAGTCGGAAGCTGCACTCCAGCGCGGTGCTGTGCCTGGCAGCTGATGATCGTTTTGTACTGTCTGGTAGTGAGGACAGGACCCTGGTGGTAGTCGATCGCAGAAACAATCATGTTCTACAAAGGCTACAG TTGGACTCCTACCTGCTGAGCATGTCATATGAACGTGGTGAGCTTTGGGCCGGCGACAAGTGGGGCTTGGTACACGTCTTCGACCAACAGGGTGGCAACTTCCAGCATGTCAAG TGTTTCAATGTTGGTCACCATTCCCAGATGACAGGGATCAAGCATTCCGTGGGCACTCTATACACATCATCAACAGATAAGACCATTAAG
- the tnpo2 gene encoding transportin-2 translates to MMEWQPDEQGLQQVLQLLKDSQSPDTATQRAVQQKLEQLNQYPDFNNYLIFVLTRLKSEDEPTRSLSGLILKNNVKAHYQSFPQGVAEFIKQECLNNIGDASPLIRATIGILITTIASKGELQAWPELLPQLCNLLNSEDYNTCEGAFGALQKICEDSSEMLDSDALNRPLTIMIPKFLQFFKHCSPKIRSHAIACVNQFIIGRAQALMDNVDTFIEHLFALATDEDSEVRKNVCRALVMLLEVRIDRLIPHMHSIIQYMLQRTQDTDENVALEACEFWLTLAEQPICKEALSGHLIQLIPILVNGMKYSEIDIILLKGDVEEDDTVPDSEQDIKPRFHKSRTVTLQHEEDAAEEDEDFDDDDDTLSDWNLRKCSAAALDVLANVFRDDLLPHLLPLLKGLLFHPDWVVKESGILVLGAIAEGCMQGMVPYLPELIPHLIQCLPDKKALVRSIACWTLSRYAHWVVSQPPDQYLKPLMTELLKRILDGNKRVQEAACSAFATLEEEACTELVPYLSYILDTLVFAFGKYQHKNLLILYDAIGTLADSVGHHLNQPEYIQKLMPPLIQKWNELKDEDKDLFPLLECLSSVATALQSGFLPYCEPVYQRCVTLVQKTLAQAMMYNTQPDQYEAPDKDFMIVALDLLSGLAEGLGGNVEQLVARSNIMTLLFQCMQDTMPEVRQSSFALLGDLTKACFQHVKPCIAEFMPILGTNLNPEFISVCNNATWAIGEICMQMGAEMQPYVSLVLNNLVEIINRPNTPKTLLENTAITIGRLGYVCPQEVAPMLQQFIRPWCTSLRNIRDNEEKDSAFRGICMMIGVNPGGVVQDFIFFCDAVASWVNPKDDLREMFYKILHGFKEQVGEQNWQQFSEQFPPLLKERLSAFYGV, encoded by the exons ATGATGGAGTGGCAACCTGATGAGCAGGGTCTTCAGCAAGTACTACAGCTGCTCAAAGATTCTCAGTCGCCAGACACAGCAACGCAACGGGCAGTTCAACAA AAATTGGAGCAGCTGAACCAGTATCCGGACTTCAACAACTACTTGATCTTTGTCCTGACCAGGCTGAAATCAGAAG ATGAACCAACTCGGTCCCTCAGTGGCCTCATTCTCAAGAACAATGTGAAGGCTCACTATCAGAGTTTCCCCCAGGGAGTTGCCGAGTTCATCAAACAGGAGTGTTTAAATAACATAGGAGATGCCTCTCCACTCATCCGAGCAACTATAG GTATTTTGATCACTACTATTGCTTCAAAAGGTGAGCTACAGGCTTGGCCAGAGCTGCTTCCTCAACTCTGTAACTTGCTCAACTCTGAAGATTACAATACATGTGAGGGTGCATTTGGAGCTTTGCAAAAGATTTGTGAGGATTCGTCCGAAATGCTTGACAGTGATGCATTGAACAGACCTCTGACTATTATGATTCCCAAGTTCCTGCAGTTTTTCAAACATTGTAGTCCCAAGATTAG ATCCCACGCAATTGCTTGTGTGAATCAGTTCATAATCGGCAGGGCCCAGGCACTTATGGACAATGTCGATACTTTCATTGAG CACCTATTTGCATTAGCGACGGATGAGGAttcggaggtgagaaaaaatgtgtgTCGGGCACTGGTGATGCTGCTGGAAGTTCGGATAGATCGGCTTATCCCACACATGCACAGTATAATCCAG tACATGTTGCAGAGGACACAGGACACTGATGAAAATGTAGCACTGGAAGCGTGCGAGTTCTGGCTGACGTTGGCTGAACAACCCATCTGCAAGGAGGCCCTATCAGGACATTTGATCCA GTTGATTCCGATTTTAGTGAATGGGATGAAATACTCGGAAATTGATATAATCCTTTTAAAG GGTGATGTAGAAGAGGATGATACAGTCCCAGACAGTGAGCAGGATATAAAGCCACGTTTTCACAAGTCCCGTACGGTTACCCTGCAGCATGAGGAGGATGCCGCTGAGGAAGATGAGGACTTCGATGACGATGATGACACTCTCTCTGACTGGAACCTGA GGAAATGCTCAGCTGCAGCACTGGATGTCTTGGCCAATGTTTTCAGAGATGATCTTCTGCCTCATCTTCTGCCACTGCTGAAAGGACTGCTGTTCCATCCGGATTGGGTTGTTAAGGAATCTGGAATCCTGGTTTTGGGCGCAATCGCTGAAG GTTGCATGCAAGGGATGGTTCCATACCTCCCGGAGTTGATCCCGCACCTCATTCAATGTCTGCCAGATAAGAAGGCACTGGTGCGCTCCATTGCCTGCTGGACTCTGAGTCGCTATGCCCACTGGGTTGTCAGTCAGCCACCAGATCAGTACCTTAAACCGCTAATGACTGAGCTTCTGAAACGAATCCTGGATGGAAATAAGCGAGTGCAAGAGGCAGCATGCAG TGCATTTGCTACATTGGAGGAAGAGGCCTGCACTGAGCTTGTGCCGTATCTCAGCTACATCCTTGATACACTAGTATTTGCCTTTGGAAAATACCAGCACAAGAACCTACTGATCTTGTATGATGCTATTGGCACCCTGGCTGACTCCGTGGGACATCACCTCAACCAGCCG GAGTACATCCAGAAGCTAATGCCCCCACTCATTCAAAAATGGAATGAGCTCAAGGATGAAGATAAGGATCTCTTCCCTCTATTGGAG TGCCTCTCATCAGTGGCCACGGCTCTACAGAGTGGTTTCCTCCCGTACTGTGAGCCTGTTTATCAACGTTGTGTCACACTTGTGCAGAAAACACTAGCCCAGGCTATG ATGTATAATACTCAGCCGGATCAATACGAGGCTCCAGACAAGGACTTCATGATAGTGGCCCTGGATCTGCTGAGCGGCTTGGCAGAGGGCCTCGGTGGCAATGTAGAGCAGTTGGTAGCTCGGAGTAACATCATGACTCTTCTATTTCAGTGCATGCAG GACACCATGCCAGAGGTGCGTCAGAGTTCATTTGCACTTTTGGGAGATCTCACCAAAGCATGTTTCCAGCATGTTAAACCCTGTATAG CTGAATTCATGCCAATCTTGGGGACCAACCTAAACCCTGAGTTTATTTCTGTGTGCAACAATGCCACGTGGGCAATTGGGGAGATCTGCATGCAGATGG GTGCTGAGATGCAGCCATATGTGTCGCTAGTCCTGAATAACTTGGTGGAGATCATCAACAGACCAAACACTCCCAAGACTCTGCTTGAAAACACTG CTATTACCATCGGTCGCTTGGGTTACGTGTGCCCTCAGGAGGTAGCGCCCATGCTGCAGCAGTTCATCAGGCCGTG GTGCACATCTTTGAGAAACATCCGTGACAATGAAGAAAAGGATTCTGCCTTCCGTGGGATCTGTATGATGATTGGTGTGAATCCAGGAGGAGTTGTACAG GACTTCATCTTCTTCTGCGATGCTGTTGCGTCATGGGTGAACCCAAAGGACGACCTGCGTGAGATGTTTTACAAG ATACTGCATGGATTCAAGGAGCAAGTTGGTGAGCAGAACTGGCAACAGTTTTCTGAACAGTTCCCACCACTTCTGAAGGAGCGGCTGTCTGCATTCTATGGCGTATAG